The following coding sequences lie in one Fundulus heteroclitus isolate FHET01 chromosome 20, MU-UCD_Fhet_4.1, whole genome shotgun sequence genomic window:
- the LOC105927083 gene encoding von Willebrand factor A domain-containing protein 1, producing MKSFLLLCVLIFATLQRSFSQTGALPDTELDRCEGDILLLLDSSGSVTTLDFSRFLIFVANLLHPFSLGRGHVRVALVLVGTEPHLEFDLDVHGDQESLLRALQSVRQLQGDTNTEAAVGLARRLLLLEAEGDVPKVLLWVTDGVQPGDVEGPMSELKARGVRVLIVSTIHGDYRVLRRVATPPLESHLHFVDIESIDIIVENLREAIIKIICAERLSVVNLTSHSAVLQWSPVLAADGGYYVLTYKPVGKLQDENRTVLPSTSSRVELTKLQPDTTYTASLHPDSNQRLFSTLSVNFTTLPDVLSPAEVTVSDSGPRQIRVSWGPLQPARVQRYVVEYGAFPSGHVQTVTVSNQRSSVILRDLEPGTQYLITVSALHADGRQRAMSVRSCTQEAARPALTDLQLALMDRWEGNEVQASWQADTDGLKGYWVSWERKDSRSSQSESSPSSAYLPPSTPSIRLTHLAPNSRVCVSPVYSSGRGEGICCTAKTGGH from the exons AGCTGGACCGCTGTGAAGGCGACATTCTCCTGTTGCTGGACTCCTCCGGAAGTGTGACCACCTTAGACTTCTCTCGCTTTTTGATCTTCGTCGCCAACCTCCTTCACCCGTTCTCCCTGGGCCGGGGCCACGTCAGAGTGGCTCTGGTGCTGGTGGGCACCGAGCCTCACCTGGAGTTTGACCTGGATGTTCACGGCGACCAGGAGAGCCTGCTGAGAGCCCTGCAGAGCGTCCGCCAGCTGCAGGGGGACACCAACACGGAGGCGGCTGTGGGACTGgcgcggcggctgctgctgctggaggcggAGGGGGACGTGCCGAAGGTGCTGCTGTGGGTGACAGACGGCGTCCAGCCTGGAGACGTGGAGGGGCCGATGTCTGAGCTGAAGGCTCGGGGGGTTCGCGTGTTGATTGTTTCTACCATTCATGGCGACTACAGGGTGTTACGGCGTGTGGCGACGCCTCCTTTGGAGTCCCACCTACACTTTGTGGACATAGAGAGCATCGACATCATCGTAGAGAACCTGAGGGAGGCCATCatca AAATTATTTGTGCAGAACGACTGAGCGTGGTTAACTTGACCTCCCATAGTGCTGTGCTGCAATGGAGTCCTGTTCTGGCTGCTGACGGCGGTTACTATGTACTGACGTATAAACCTGTGGGTAAACTCCAGGATGAGAACAGGACGGTTCTCCCAAGCACCTCCAGCCGAGTGGAGCTGACCAAACTGCAGCCTGACACCACCTACACCGCTTCCCTCCACCCGGATTCCAACCAGAGGCTGTTCAGCACACTCTCTGTGAATTTCACCACGCTTCCTG ACGTTTTAAGTCCAGCTGAGGTCACCGTGTCGGACTCTGGTCCCCGTCAGATCCGTGTCAGCTGGGGGCCCCTGCAGCCAGCTCGGGTACAAAGATACGTTGTGGAGTACGGAGCTTTTCCAAGTGGACATGTTCAAACTGTGACTGTAAGCAACCAGAGAAGCTCTGTGATACTGAGGGACCTGGAGCCGGGCACTCAGTACCTGATCACAGTCAGCGCTCTGCATGCGGACGGAAGACAAAGAGCCATGTCTGTGAGGAGCTGCACTCAGGAAG cagctcggCCTGCCCTCACCGACCTTCAGCTGGCCCTGATGGATCGATGGGAGGGCAACGAGGTACAAGCATCCTGGCAGGCCGACACAGACGGACTGAAAGGTTACTGGGTGAGCTGGGAGAGAAAAGATTCCCGGAGCTCCCAGTCAGAAAGCTCCCCTTCCTCCGCTTAcctccccccctccaccccttCAATCCGACTCACCCACCTTGCTCCAAACAGCCGGGTGTGTGTGTCTCCGGTCTACAGCTCGGGTCGAGGAGAAGGCATCTGCTGCACTGCCAAGACAGGCGGTCATTAG